In one Streptomyces sp. T12 genomic region, the following are encoded:
- a CDS encoding phage tail protein, whose amino-acid sequence MAEFTVNAHRFDPYKNFKFLVLWDGRTVAGISKISPLKRTTEVVKHRHGGDPSSPRKSPGRSEFEGITLERGVTHDPEFDRWANKVWQVGAGLGSEVSLADFRKDIVIQVLNEAGQVAVSHKLYRTWPSEYQVLGELDANANAVAIQSLKLECEGWERDYEVPEPEEPSFLNPA is encoded by the coding sequence ATGGCTGAGTTCACGGTCAACGCGCATCGCTTCGACCCGTACAAGAACTTCAAGTTCCTCGTCCTGTGGGACGGTCGTACGGTCGCCGGCATCAGCAAGATCAGTCCCCTGAAGCGGACGACGGAAGTCGTCAAACACCGGCACGGAGGCGACCCGTCGTCTCCCCGCAAGTCGCCGGGCCGCTCCGAGTTCGAGGGCATCACCCTGGAGCGCGGGGTCACCCACGACCCCGAGTTCGACCGCTGGGCCAACAAGGTCTGGCAGGTCGGCGCGGGCCTCGGCTCCGAGGTGTCCCTCGCCGACTTCCGCAAGGACATCGTCATCCAGGTCCTCAACGAGGCCGGCCAGGTCGCCGTCTCGCACAAGCTGTACCGGACCTGGCCGAGCGAGTACCAGGTCCTCGGCGAACTGGACGCCAACGCCAACGCGGTGGCCATCCAGTCGCTGAAGCTCGAGTGCGAGGGCTGGGAGCGGGACTACGAGGTGCCCGAGCCGGAGGAGCCGTCGTTCCTCAACCCAGCCTGA
- a CDS encoding phage tail sheath subtilisin-like domain-containing protein: MPMSALSAAKPTYPGVYVEELPSSTRTISTLTTSVTAFVGHTRRGPLNEPVRVTSFTEFERRFGGLSAQSAVGYAVHQFFGNGGTVAVIVRVAKAGSGKAACVTLKSTEGHSEGPVLEVHAKEPGVWGNGLRVAVDHDTPCPDETFNLRVYDAKGDARESFTGLSMDPANGRYAQTVINAGSKLIRVEVVGEGRPDPSGTVSKPFGDELPNLEVDLTVKIGEVEREFKLYDPDCDGEAPCSVAELALLLERKLRALPDAPGKHAFAGAEVTAFGRRIQVVAGSTDPEDVVRFLGECANDLGLEASVNPPVFPLEGGEDGAAPGPRDLIGSEGDKTGIQALRGVADVNLLALPELAAYEKTEDALTVISAAQRLCAERRIFLLVDAPSTWVSVDTARAGLAAFDAVRGNHAGLYFPHLQLTDPLTGRLRSFPPSGAVAGVIARTDSERGVWKAPAGTEARLAGVHSLTVNLTDRETGLLNPLGVNCLRTFPVTGPVVWGARTLEGSDALDSEWKYVPVRRLALHVEESLQRGLQWVVFEPNDENLWQQIRLAASSYLHTLFRQGAFKGGTPREAYFVKCDSDTTTAEDIENGIVNVLVGIAPVRPAEFVIVKIQQTSGQFAL; the protein is encoded by the coding sequence ATGCCGATGAGCGCTCTCAGCGCCGCCAAGCCGACGTATCCCGGCGTCTACGTCGAAGAACTTCCCAGCAGCACCCGCACGATCTCGACCTTGACCACGTCCGTGACGGCCTTTGTGGGCCACACCCGACGGGGTCCGCTCAACGAGCCGGTACGCGTCACCAGCTTCACGGAGTTCGAGCGCCGCTTCGGCGGTCTGAGCGCGCAGAGCGCCGTCGGCTACGCGGTCCACCAGTTCTTCGGCAACGGCGGCACCGTGGCGGTGATCGTCCGTGTCGCCAAGGCCGGCAGCGGCAAGGCCGCCTGCGTCACCCTCAAGTCCACCGAGGGCCACAGCGAGGGCCCGGTCCTCGAAGTGCACGCCAAGGAGCCCGGCGTCTGGGGCAACGGCCTGCGGGTCGCCGTCGACCACGACACCCCGTGCCCCGACGAGACGTTCAACCTGCGCGTCTACGACGCCAAGGGCGACGCCCGCGAGAGCTTCACGGGCCTGTCCATGGACCCGGCGAACGGCCGCTACGCGCAGACCGTGATCAACGCCGGCTCCAAGCTGATCCGCGTCGAGGTCGTCGGCGAGGGCCGCCCCGACCCGTCCGGCACCGTCTCCAAGCCCTTCGGCGACGAACTGCCGAACCTGGAAGTCGACCTGACCGTCAAGATCGGCGAGGTCGAGCGCGAGTTCAAGCTCTACGACCCCGACTGCGACGGCGAAGCCCCGTGCAGCGTCGCCGAGTTGGCGCTGCTGCTGGAGCGCAAGCTGCGCGCCCTGCCCGACGCGCCCGGCAAGCACGCCTTCGCGGGCGCCGAGGTCACCGCCTTCGGCCGCCGTATCCAGGTCGTCGCCGGCTCCACCGACCCCGAGGACGTCGTCCGCTTCCTCGGCGAGTGCGCCAACGACCTGGGCCTGGAGGCCTCCGTCAACCCGCCCGTCTTCCCGCTGGAGGGCGGCGAGGACGGTGCGGCGCCCGGCCCGCGCGACCTCATCGGCAGCGAGGGCGACAAGACCGGCATTCAGGCGCTGCGCGGCGTCGCCGACGTCAACCTGCTGGCGCTGCCCGAGCTCGCGGCGTACGAGAAGACCGAGGACGCGCTCACCGTCATCTCGGCCGCCCAGCGGCTGTGCGCCGAGCGGCGGATCTTCCTGCTGGTCGACGCGCCGAGCACCTGGGTCAGCGTCGACACCGCACGCGCCGGGCTCGCCGCCTTCGACGCGGTGCGCGGCAACCACGCGGGCCTGTACTTCCCGCACCTGCAGCTCACCGACCCGCTCACGGGCCGGCTGCGCTCCTTCCCGCCGTCGGGCGCGGTCGCCGGCGTCATCGCCCGCACCGACTCCGAGCGCGGCGTGTGGAAGGCGCCGGCCGGAACCGAGGCACGGCTCGCGGGCGTGCACTCGCTCACGGTCAACCTCACCGACCGCGAGACCGGTCTGCTCAACCCGCTCGGCGTCAACTGCCTGCGGACCTTCCCGGTGACCGGCCCCGTGGTCTGGGGCGCGCGCACGCTGGAGGGCTCGGACGCGCTCGACAGCGAGTGGAAGTACGTGCCGGTGCGCCGGCTTGCCCTGCACGTCGAGGAGAGCCTCCAGCGCGGTCTGCAGTGGGTCGTCTTCGAGCCCAACGACGAGAACCTGTGGCAGCAGATCCGGCTCGCCGCCTCCTCGTACCTGCACACGCTCTTCCGCCAGGGCGCCTTCAAGGGCGGCACCCCGCGCGAGGCGTACTTCGTCAAGTGCGACAGCGACACGACGACCGCCGAGGACATCGAGAACGGCATCGTCAACGTCCTCGTCGGCATCGCACCGGTCCGGCCGGCGGAGTTCGTGATCGTCAAAATCCAGCAGACGTCCGGGCAGTTCGCGCTCTAG